A region from the Populus trichocarpa isolate Nisqually-1 chromosome 18, P.trichocarpa_v4.1, whole genome shotgun sequence genome encodes:
- the LOC7490488 gene encoding B3 domain-containing protein Os01g0234100 has product MAILEANTQQAKRGRSSKVKGSEMLLASTQTNTKKQALHNVSVKSESNKRKRGTVVNDGVKSKAMIRAIEIQASISSEFPSLIKYMQPSHVSGGFWLGLCKKFCDEHLPNEDTVIVLEDGNGKSSQTKYLAHKSGLSGGWRGFSIDHNLVEGDVLVFHLVKPTKFKVYVVKANSAEEVDGALAILKFDSCIKQMNPYHAEAEMEYQDLEHLYPTNPEDNNTMPGISNIRLISDHSENESGDFGFEITDGIRMSETVVDFKEVRSFEDFDILVNGLVINCELSKHLQMKYYELCCSQKCFLHENFIEGLNCKLIAGIISETINIADAIRASKVTTSYDNFTTWEKTLKAFLGLGMKVDFLLARLEQLINLSAKSERHKKARLEKDNAEDEMRILEAKISGVEETMNRLDVVVETLEVNAENLELRFQELAKAPW; this is encoded by the exons ATGGCTATACTTGAAGCAAATACACAGCAG GCAAAGCGAGGAAGGTCATCAAAGGTGAAAGGAAGTGAAATGCTTTTGGCTTCAACCCAAACAAATACTAAGAAACAA GCACTGCATAATGTTTCTGTGAAGTCTGAAAG CAACAAAAGGAAGAGAGGCACAGTTGTTAATGATGGGGTTAAATCTAAAGCCATGATAAGAGCCATAGAGATTCAAGCTAGTATATCGTCAGAATTCCCTAGCCTGATCAAGTATATGCAGCCCTCACATGTCAGTGGAGGATTTTGGCTG gGTCTTTGTAAGAAATTCTGTGATGAACATTTGCCAAATGAGGATACAGTAATTGTTTTGGAAGATGGAAATGGAAAAAGTTCCCAAACAAAATATCTTGCACACAAGTCAGGCCTTAGCGGTGGATGGAGAGGGTTCTCCATTGATCACAACTTAGTGGAGGGAGATGTGTTGGTTTTTCATTTAGTCAAGCCGACGAAATTCAAG GTCTACGTTGTGAAAGCAAATAGTGCAGAAGAAGTGGATGGTGCTCTTGCCATTCTGAAATTTGATTCTTGTATTAAGCAAATGAATCCTT ATCATGCAGAGGCAGAAATGGAATATCAGGATTTGGAACACCTCTATCCAACCAATCCTGAAGATAATAACACGATGCCCGGTATTTCTAACATTAGACTTATATCAGATCATTCTGAAAATGAAAGTGGGGATTTTGGCTTTGAAATCACAGATGGAATCAGAATGTCAGAAACTGTGGTTGATTTTAAGGAAGTGAGAAGTTTTGAGGATTTCGACATCCTAGTAAATGGTTTGGTTATAAACTGTGAGCTCTCCAAACACCTCCAAATGAAGTATTATGAGCTTTGCTGCAGTCAAAAATGTTTTCTCCatgaaaattttattgaggGCCTTAACTGCAAACTAATTGCCGGAATAATTTCCGAGACTATCAACATTGCAGATGCCATTAGAGCTTCCAAGGTCACTACCTCCTATGATAATTTCACAACGTGGGAGAAGACTCTCAAAGCCTTTCTGGGGTTAGGAATGAAGGTTGATTTCTTGCTTGCTAGGTTGGAACAACTCATCAACTTATCTGCTAAATCAGAGAGGCACAAGAAAGCTAGACTTGAGAAAGACAATGCCGAAGATGAGATGAGAATTCTTGAGGCAAAGATTTCGGGAGTTGAAGAAACAATGAATCGACTAGATGTTGTGGTTGAAACATTGGAGGTGAATGCTGAGAATCTTGAGCTTAGGTTCCAAGAACTGGCTAAAGCCCCATGGTGA